In Deinococcus psychrotolerans, a genomic segment contains:
- the pta gene encoding phosphate acetyltransferase: MTTTFFVGPVGQDVGLTSLALGLARALSRSGASVAFLKPIAQDHSAADRSTVFARTFLQTVPDPLPRAHAEMLLGREDSDDLLEEIVALAEQARSGADIVVVEGLNLSGGNSYAGGLNALISRTLGAEAVLVASMRGLDTGMGAGALGDSLEITARDYDRSDGGGLAGLILNHVPLGTDFGAALAELRRHAPSLAGGKLPLLGVVGEQTELYAPRTGDVARTLGAVILNEGELNTRRVISTVVSARSAPYVADLLRPGALVVAPGDREDIVMAASLAHLSGVPLAGLLLTADSAPDDSIARLCRSALSGSMPVLQVAANTYTTAGRLTQMERKIPLDDLERLERTLEFMADRLDIQPLKGLLSGTAPLRERRMTPPAFRHYLVEQSRAAAKRVVLPEGDEPRTIKAAVICHEKGIARCVLLAPPERVRAVAEAQGVTLPPELEILDPETVRGRYVAPMVEQRRSKGLTEPMAEAQLEDNVVLGTMMLSLGEVDGLVSGAVHTTANTVRPALQLIKTAPGAALVSSIFFMLMPEQVLVYGDAAINPNPNAQELADIAIQSADSAAAFGIEPRIAMLSYSTGTSGSGEDVEKVAEATRLVKERRPDLNVDGPLQYDAASVLSVGQQKAPGSSVAGRATVFIFPDLNTGNTTYKAVQRSAGVVAVGPMLQGLRKPVNDLSRGALVDDIVYTIALTAIQAAQVSKAGETATELPGGG; this comes from the coding sequence ATGACCACCACCTTTTTTGTCGGCCCGGTCGGCCAAGATGTCGGCCTGACCAGTTTGGCCCTCGGCCTCGCCCGCGCGTTGTCGCGCAGTGGAGCCAGCGTCGCCTTTCTCAAGCCGATTGCCCAAGACCACAGCGCCGCCGACCGCAGCACCGTGTTCGCCCGCACCTTTTTGCAAACGGTTCCCGACCCCTTGCCCCGTGCCCACGCCGAAATGCTGCTGGGCAGAGAAGACAGCGATGACCTGTTAGAAGAAATAGTGGCGCTGGCCGAACAAGCCCGCAGCGGCGCGGACATCGTGGTGGTGGAGGGGCTCAACCTCAGCGGCGGCAACAGCTATGCGGGCGGCCTCAACGCTCTGATCTCGCGCACGCTGGGGGCCGAGGCGGTCTTGGTGGCCTCTATGCGCGGCCTGGACACCGGCATGGGAGCGGGAGCGCTGGGCGACAGCTTAGAGATCACCGCCCGCGACTACGACCGCTCGGACGGTGGCGGGCTGGCGGGTCTGATTCTCAACCACGTGCCGCTGGGCACCGACTTCGGCGCGGCGCTGGCCGAGTTGCGCCGCCACGCGCCGAGTCTGGCGGGCGGCAAGTTGCCGCTGCTGGGCGTGGTGGGTGAGCAGACCGAGTTGTACGCGCCGCGCACCGGCGACGTGGCCCGCACGCTGGGGGCCGTTATTCTCAACGAAGGTGAACTCAATACCCGCCGCGTGATCAGCACGGTGGTTTCGGCTCGCAGCGCACCCTACGTGGCCGACTTGCTGCGGCCCGGCGCACTGGTGGTGGCTCCCGGCGACCGCGAAGACATCGTAATGGCCGCCAGCCTGGCGCACCTCTCCGGCGTGCCGCTGGCGGGCCTGCTGCTCACGGCGGACAGCGCTCCCGACGACTCGATTGCCCGGCTGTGCCGCTCGGCGCTCAGCGGGTCGATGCCGGTGCTGCAAGTGGCGGCCAACACCTACACCACCGCCGGACGCCTGACCCAGATGGAGCGCAAGATCCCGTTGGACGACTTGGAACGCTTGGAGCGCACCCTGGAATTTATGGCCGACCGCCTCGACATTCAGCCGCTCAAGGGGCTGCTGAGCGGCACTGCTCCGCTGCGCGAACGCCGCATGACCCCGCCTGCTTTTCGGCACTACCTGGTCGAGCAGTCCCGAGCCGCCGCCAAGCGGGTGGTGTTGCCGGAAGGTGACGAGCCGCGCACCATCAAGGCCGCCGTGATCTGCCACGAAAAAGGCATCGCCCGCTGCGTGCTGCTGGCTCCTCCCGAGCGGGTGCGGGCGGTGGCCGAGGCGCAGGGCGTGACGCTGCCGCCCGAGCTGGAAATTTTAGACCCCGAAACGGTGCGTGGGCGCTACGTCGCGCCGATGGTGGAGCAGCGCCGCAGCAAGGGTCTGACCGAGCCGATGGCTGAGGCGCAACTCGAAGACAACGTGGTGCTGGGCACCATGATGCTGTCGCTGGGTGAAGTGGACGGCTTGGTGTCGGGCGCAGTCCACACCACCGCCAACACCGTGCGGCCCGCGCTGCAACTCATCAAAACTGCGCCGGGAGCGGCTCTGGTCAGCTCCATCTTTTTTATGCTGATGCCCGAACAGGTGCTGGTCTACGGCGACGCGGCCATCAATCCCAACCCCAATGCGCAGGAACTGGCTGACATCGCCATTCAATCGGCGGACTCGGCAGCCGCCTTCGGGATCGAGCCGAGAATCGCCATGCTCAGCTACTCCACTGGCACGTCCGGCTCGGGCGAGGACGTCGAAAAGGTGGCCGAGGCGACCCGCTTGGTCAAAGAGCGTCGCCCCGACCTCAACGTGGACGGCCCGCTGCAATACGACGCGGCCAGCGTGCTGAGCGTCGGCCAGCAAAAGGCTCCCGGTTCCAGCGTGGCAGGCCGCGCCACCGTCTTTATTTTCCCCGATCTCAACACTGGCAACACCACTTACAAAGCGGTGCAGCGAAGCGCAGGCGTGGTGGCGGTGGGGCCCATGCTTCAGGGCCTGCGCAAGCCGGTCAACGACCTCTCGCGCGGCGCACTGGTGGACGATATCGTTTACACCATCGCGCTGACGGCCATTCAAGCGGCGCAGGTCAGCAAAGCAGGGGAGACGGCGACTGAACTTCCCGGAGGTGGGTGA
- a CDS encoding ATP-binding protein produces MLEFHLLGSPKVLIGAQTFEVRPSKPAALLFYLVIQGSWVSRDALAELLLPEAGEQQARHNLRLNLSRALKLPWARGVEVESSRLRFAARTDVAEVERAAEEREFEQVISLYHSPLLSGFPLIHLPALAAWAEEERARIEQVFLEALSGRADQLRSAGRSREALDCLEQRLVREPLSERTLQAALSLCLSLEDRERGVRLYARFAQELLTETQLEPLPPTWALVEALRRGSKALPRAAPLPASLQSSAHLVGRAAERARLRSALPGWVLLSGEAGVGKSHLLRDALPQARFLSGVEGLSGVPYHPLIAHLRREPLPDVGAYTQDLARVLPELSSHLPPLLDPHTARLRLLEALARALTADSRPIVLDDAQWADDATLEWLSYVRERPALSVVIAYRREEQHTLSRWLGPWRSGALELPLEPLSQDDLGEWLRSLIDRPDVPHHFAAWLHRHSGGHPLYALETLRSLFEAGVLRFGQHDWHTDLDQRTKDYAELPPPPKLRQLVQARLERLPLPVQRLLEALSVLGDVGAAAQRPLLGTLLHLSELEVLDGVEAAQAAALLRQDQGAAGEDLGLSFAHDLLRQAISAALSPARRRYLHAGAAAWLEQRPAQWQMENLSAVIARHWEQAGQPENSWPAKVRWAEELQSRGQYAAASELWRGLLAAFPAAHPLECQTRVLLGRLLLWENLDEGSQQLLTALDLLSQDGDGAEEAGEHQAALLKLEAQIGLSELALYWGDVPQARQWLAAATEQVERLETAGQRLPPPLAQSLTEQRIETGFRGGAFSEVQRLLAAEAAPWPMLRVYQAHLDFYAGRYRRAAQTLAALLKRFPELAHVQTLEADLGLCHVFLGDLAAGRAALTASLERTSNLHALTLGHSNMGLLELYAGRLPEAQQHLAQAAALARQINSNTYLADVLHRQAGIHFVSGDWGAVFALLHEAHALMQAVGDPFRQMYVGCVYAALLAFQGREAQARALLSAYSLSADTPLMARMFYHRAYAALYLVSGRAHLAGPHSRADVGLARAAEFQYELEHAQRLSDQIAAALTHRP; encoded by the coding sequence GTGCTTGAATTTCACTTGCTGGGCAGTCCAAAGGTGCTGATCGGTGCTCAGACCTTTGAAGTGCGGCCCAGCAAACCCGCCGCGCTGCTGTTTTACTTGGTGATTCAGGGAAGCTGGGTCAGCCGCGACGCGCTGGCCGAGCTGCTGCTTCCTGAAGCGGGCGAGCAGCAGGCCCGTCACAACTTGCGGCTCAATCTCTCCAGAGCGCTCAAATTGCCCTGGGCGCGGGGCGTAGAGGTCGAATCCTCCCGGCTGCGTTTTGCCGCACGCACCGACGTGGCCGAGGTCGAGCGGGCCGCTGAGGAGCGCGAGTTCGAGCAGGTGATCTCGCTTTATCACTCGCCGCTGCTCTCCGGCTTTCCGCTGATTCACCTTCCCGCGCTCGCGGCCTGGGCCGAAGAAGAACGCGCCCGCATCGAGCAGGTGTTTTTGGAGGCGCTGAGTGGTCGCGCCGATCAGCTCCGCAGTGCCGGACGCAGCCGTGAGGCGCTGGACTGCTTGGAGCAGCGCCTTGTGCGCGAACCCCTTTCGGAACGGACTCTTCAGGCCGCTCTGTCGCTGTGTCTGAGCCTCGAAGACCGCGAACGTGGCGTGCGGCTCTATGCCCGCTTTGCACAGGAACTGCTCACAGAAACCCAGCTTGAGCCGCTGCCGCCTACCTGGGCGCTGGTGGAAGCGCTGCGGCGCGGATCAAAGGCCTTGCCCCGCGCTGCGCCGCTGCCCGCTTCGCTGCAAAGCTCAGCGCATCTGGTGGGCCGCGCCGCCGAACGCGCCCGCTTGCGCTCCGCTTTGCCGGGGTGGGTGCTGCTCAGCGGTGAGGCGGGGGTGGGCAAAAGCCATTTGCTGCGCGACGCTTTGCCGCAGGCCCGCTTCTTAAGTGGTGTGGAGGGCCTATCTGGGGTGCCGTACCATCCGCTGATCGCGCATCTGCGCCGCGAGCCGCTGCCGGACGTGGGCGCTTATACCCAAGATTTGGCACGGGTGTTGCCAGAACTGTCGTCACACTTGCCCCCGCTGCTCGATCCGCACACGGCACGCTTGCGTCTTCTCGAAGCGCTGGCCCGCGCCCTGACCGCTGACAGCAGACCTATAGTCCTCGATGACGCCCAGTGGGCCGACGACGCCACCTTGGAGTGGCTGAGTTATGTGCGTGAGCGCCCCGCCCTCTCGGTGGTGATCGCTTACCGGCGAGAAGAGCAGCACACACTCAGCCGCTGGCTGGGGCCCTGGCGCTCGGGAGCGCTCGAACTCCCGCTCGAACCGCTGAGTCAAGACGACCTCGGCGAGTGGCTCAGAAGCTTGATCGACCGGCCAGATGTGCCGCACCACTTCGCCGCTTGGCTGCACCGGCACAGCGGCGGCCATCCGCTGTACGCCTTAGAAACGCTGCGGTCTTTATTTGAAGCGGGCGTGCTGCGCTTTGGTCAACATGACTGGCACACTGACCTCGATCAGCGCACCAAGGATTACGCCGAGTTGCCGCCGCCGCCCAAGTTGCGTCAACTGGTGCAGGCCCGCTTGGAGCGTTTACCGTTGCCGGTTCAGCGGCTTTTAGAAGCGCTCAGTGTGCTGGGCGATGTGGGCGCGGCGGCGCAGCGGCCCCTGCTCGGCACACTGCTGCACCTGAGCGAATTGGAGGTGCTCGACGGTGTTGAAGCTGCTCAAGCGGCGGCGCTGCTGCGCCAAGACCAAGGAGCGGCGGGCGAAGACTTGGGCTTGTCGTTTGCCCACGATCTGCTGCGCCAAGCGATCTCCGCCGCGCTTTCGCCGGCACGTCGGCGGTATTTGCACGCAGGCGCGGCGGCGTGGTTGGAGCAGCGACCGGCGCAGTGGCAGATGGAGAATCTGAGCGCAGTGATCGCCCGCCACTGGGAGCAAGCTGGGCAGCCGGAAAACAGTTGGCCCGCTAAGGTGCGCTGGGCCGAAGAATTGCAAAGTCGGGGGCAGTACGCGGCGGCCTCTGAACTCTGGCGCGGCCTGCTGGCTGCGTTTCCCGCCGCTCACCCGCTCGAGTGTCAAACCCGTGTGCTGCTGGGCCGGTTGCTGCTGTGGGAAAATTTGGATGAGGGCAGCCAGCAACTGCTGACCGCCTTAGATTTGCTTTCCCAAGACGGAGACGGAGCCGAAGAAGCAGGCGAGCATCAAGCCGCCCTCCTCAAGCTTGAGGCCCAGATCGGCTTATCGGAGCTGGCACTTTATTGGGGAGACGTTCCCCAAGCGCGGCAGTGGCTGGCCGCCGCTACCGAGCAAGTGGAGAGACTCGAAACCGCAGGCCAGCGCTTGCCGCCGCCGCTCGCCCAGTCTTTGACCGAGCAGCGCATCGAAACCGGCTTTCGGGGCGGCGCGTTTAGCGAGGTGCAGCGTCTTTTGGCGGCTGAAGCAGCGCCCTGGCCCATGCTCAGGGTCTATCAAGCGCATTTGGATTTCTATGCGGGGCGCTACCGCCGCGCCGCTCAAACTTTGGCGGCTTTGCTGAAGCGGTTTCCTGAGCTGGCCCATGTTCAGACTTTGGAAGCGGACTTGGGACTGTGTCACGTCTTTTTGGGCGACCTTGCCGCAGGCCGCGCAGCGCTGACCGCCAGCCTCGAGCGCACAAGCAACCTGCACGCCCTGACGCTCGGCCACTCCAATATGGGCTTACTTGAACTTTACGCTGGCCGCTTGCCTGAGGCCCAGCAGCACCTGGCGCAGGCCGCCGCCCTCGCCCGGCAGATCAATTCCAATACTTACCTGGCCGACGTGCTGCACCGCCAAGCGGGAATCCACTTTGTGAGCGGCGACTGGGGCGCGGTCTTTGCTCTTTTACATGAGGCCCACGCACTGATGCAGGCGGTAGGCGACCCTTTTCGGCAGATGTACGTGGGCTGCGTTTATGCTGCGTTGCTGGCTTTCCAAGGCCGCGAAGCGCAGGCGCGGGCGCTGCTGAGCGCTTATTCGCTGAGCGCGGACACGCCTCTAATGGCC
- a CDS encoding Lrp/AsnC family transcriptional regulator → MVTAIVLVQAERSLIPETAALLAQVKHVREVYSVTGDWDIVAMLKLPSYDDLDDVVTAHLRKLPGIVKTQTMLAFRAYSETALDEGFGIGLDG, encoded by the coding sequence ATGGTCACTGCTATTGTTCTGGTGCAAGCCGAGCGCTCCCTTATCCCCGAAACTGCCGCGCTGCTCGCTCAAGTCAAGCACGTCCGCGAGGTCTACAGCGTCACCGGCGACTGGGACATCGTGGCGATGCTCAAGTTGCCGAGTTACGACGATCTCGACGACGTGGTCACCGCCCACCTGCGCAAACTCCCCGGCATCGTCAAGACCCAGACCATGCTGGCCTTCCGCGCTTACAGCGAAACGGCGCTGGATGAGGGTTTCGGGATCGGTTTAGACGGCTAA